One Carassius carassius chromosome 20, fCarCar2.1, whole genome shotgun sequence DNA segment encodes these proteins:
- the LOC132095916 gene encoding lactosylceramide 1,3-N-acetyl-beta-D-glucosaminyltransferase B-like, which translates to MQLLFEDQRYHDLIQQDFMDTFHNLTLKLLLQLGWKETYCHHAQFLISADDDVFVHIPNLIHFLQGTGHSNAKDLWIGRVHHGSPPIRDKESKYYVSQDLYPWLSYPDYTPGSGYVLSRDVATKIYQTELTLNTSFHIDDVFLGICAKVLGIAPKDHAFFSGEGKAPNHPCIYNQMMTSHGHVKDIWEMWKLVTEAEVGQIPSGLIWRLYCTVAKVRLLCVPFLSNSYPCKAAFFNTTVIKLEKTSQITDNISVLQFSCVLSL; encoded by the coding sequence ATGCAGCTGCTGTTTGAGGACCAAAGATATCACGACCTCATCCAGCAGGACTTCATGGACACCTTCCACAATCTTACTCTGAAGCTACTTTTGCAGCTTGGCTGGAAAGAAACCTACTGCCACCATGCCCAGTTTCTCATCTCTGCAGATGACGATGTCTTTGTTCACATTCCCAACTTAATTCACTTCTTGCAAGGGACTGGCCACAGTAATGCCAAGGACCTGTGGATAGGAAGGGTTCACCACGGTTCACCACCCATCCGAGATAAAGAGAGCAAGTACTACGTGTCCCAAGACTTGTACCCGTGGTTGTCTTACCCAGATTACACCCCTGGATCTGGTTATGTCCTCTCCAGAGATGTGGCTACCAAAATCTATCAAACTGAGCTAACCTTAAACACTTCCTTTCATATCGATGATGTCTTCCTCGGGATCTGCGCCAAAGTGCTAGGAATCGCTCCCAAGGACCATGCGTTCTTTTCAGGAGAGGGAAAAGCTCCTAATCACCCTTGTATCTACAACCAGATGATGACTTCTCATGGACACGTCAAAGACATTTGGGAAATGTGGAAGCTTGTAACAGAAGCTGAAGTTGGTCAGATACCCTCAGGGCTGATTTGGAGGCTCTACTGCACTGTTGCAAAAGTGAGGCTCCTATGTGTACCATTCCTGTCAAACTCTTACCCGTGTAAGGCAGCTTTTTTTAATACAACAGTTATTAAACTTGAAAAGACCTCTCAGATTACAGATAACATTTCTGTGCTGCAGTTTTCATGTGTGCTTTCTTTATAG
- the LOC132095868 gene encoding synapse differentiation-inducing gene protein 1-like produces the protein MDPSQSFSHPPGAWNSSEDPAMPATPPPAYEYNPPGYTPFLPNQPVPQGPYTQGPYSGQSDFAVQPAVFVTTAPLASPVPDYLGYSIFTMLCCFPLGIVGLIYSCSTRKANYSGQRELAERYSKTALIVNYIISGIALVIIVIVIIVIAI, from the exons ATGGATCCCAGCCAGTCTTTCAGTCATCCTCCAGGAGCCTGGAATTCATCTGAGGATCCAGCAATGCCTGCAACACCCCCACCAGCATACGAGTACAATCCTCCTGGATATACTCCTTTCCTTCCAAACCAGCCGGTCCCCCAGGGCCCCTACACCCAGGGGCCGTATTCAGGACAGTCCGATTTCGCTGTACAGCCTGCAGTTTTTGTGACCACTGCTCCACTGGCCAGTCCAGTGCCAGATTACTTGGGTTACTCCATCTTTACCATGCTGTGCTGTTTTCCTCTGGGCATTGTTGGGCTGATTTACTCATGCTCT acTCGAAAAGCCAACTACTCAGGACAGCGAGAATTAGCAGAGAGGTACTCCAAGACAGCACTCATCGTGAATTATATCATCAGTGGCATTGCccttgttattattgttattgttatcatCGTGATTGCAATTTGA